A single genomic interval of Methyloceanibacter caenitepidi harbors:
- a CDS encoding 3-oxoacid CoA-transferase subunit B, with protein MNPKERIARRVALEVQPGSLVNLGIGLPSMVANYLPEHVDVFFQAENGVIGLGARPPEGMEDPNLTDAGGGFVTAVPGAASIDSAMSFGIIRGGHLDMTVLGGLQVDERGYLANWMVPGKMVPGMGGAMDLVAGAKRVIVAMVHTAKGTPKIVPECALPLTAERRVSLIVTEMAVIEPTEEGLVLREVASDSSVDDVIAATSAKLIVDEPPSEMKLA; from the coding sequence ATGAATCCGAAGGAACGCATCGCGCGCCGCGTCGCGCTCGAGGTCCAGCCGGGCTCGCTCGTCAATCTCGGCATCGGCTTGCCGAGCATGGTCGCGAATTACCTGCCCGAGCACGTGGACGTCTTCTTTCAAGCGGAGAATGGGGTGATCGGCCTTGGGGCCCGTCCCCCCGAAGGCATGGAGGATCCGAACCTGACGGATGCGGGCGGCGGTTTCGTCACCGCCGTCCCCGGCGCGGCCTCTATCGACTCGGCCATGTCGTTCGGGATCATTCGCGGCGGGCATCTCGACATGACGGTGCTCGGCGGACTGCAGGTCGACGAGCGCGGCTATCTCGCGAACTGGATGGTGCCGGGAAAAATGGTGCCGGGTATGGGCGGCGCCATGGATCTGGTCGCGGGCGCAAAGCGCGTCATCGTCGCCATGGTCCATACCGCAAAGGGCACGCCCAAGATCGTGCCGGAGTGCGCGTTGCCGCTCACGGCCGAACGCCGTGTCAGTTTGATCGTGACGGAGATGGCCGTGATCGAACCGACGGAGGAGGGGCTCGTCCTGCGTGAGGTGGCCTCCGATTCCAGCGTGGACGACGTCATCGCCGCCACCTCGGCGAAGCTGATCGTCGACGAACCGCCGTCGGAAATGAAGCTCGCCTAG
- a CDS encoding efflux RND transporter permease subunit yields the protein MTAGFGIEKLGLVSLRYPWICLLIIAVITPFAIFGATHNRFSSDVREIFRSDDPAFVQLDLLNERFPASQPDLQIVTESETPFNTKDLEALRTLREKLLKIDGVTGVLSMFTAVTAPEDEDAEPLPVFPEDLSKLQDNDAARKEITSHPLVKGKLLNDDWTIAVFALTLEQLAQDNEGQAAERALVAEIGKTTQETLAGTNVTARLTGLAVIRDEILSGLSSDQQMFGLVAVGLGIIVCWIFLRSVPLIIIAVVPAILAVAWLRGGMWLFGQDINLLTGIAPTIILVIVLSNCLHLLFSIRRGLERGDSLEEAIERAVKRVGPACVLTSLTTALAMSSLIWMPHSFIAHFGITTASGTAMSLILTLLMVPALSVLLLRGFAKKVHGKTQKSDMFRQGIDGLCAKAADAVTSFPRGIALIGLALTVGGLWLHFLNEPQYSYANNMPPESTALKAIQAYDSKLAGASTLEVLLYFPKDHALKSYKTIEIIREVHKVLDDEPAFGAVTSLHTVEEWLGGGEVGEDRLIGFLEATNTRDFAASFVALDENAIRISAQFHAMTSDQMTPILDDVERKMGKIEAKNPGLEIAVTGIVPVSSAASHEMIKQLNISLITAIGLILVLIGVGMRSLRAGLASVLPNLFPIAMGGAYLHLVEGGLEFTSLVAFAVGFGIAVDATIHYLTRYRLERASLDSVAAALRKTTMDVGPVVIMATVLIAGGIGTTMLSKLPTVALYGTIVVIVLTSAVVGALLFLPAVMSTMERYWPSREEREAGADPKDTEEAEAKSA from the coding sequence ATGACGGCTGGTTTCGGAATAGAGAAACTCGGGCTCGTTTCTCTGCGATATCCTTGGATATGCCTCCTAATCATCGCGGTGATTACGCCGTTCGCAATTTTCGGCGCCACCCATAACCGCTTTTCAAGCGACGTTCGCGAGATCTTTCGCTCGGACGATCCGGCCTTCGTTCAGCTCGACCTCCTCAACGAGCGTTTCCCCGCCAGCCAGCCCGACCTTCAGATCGTCACCGAGTCCGAGACGCCATTCAACACGAAGGATCTCGAGGCTCTCCGCACTCTTCGCGAAAAACTGCTGAAGATCGACGGCGTCACCGGCGTGCTGTCCATGTTCACCGCGGTCACGGCGCCCGAGGATGAAGACGCCGAGCCGCTGCCGGTCTTTCCGGAAGACCTCTCGAAACTCCAAGACAACGACGCCGCGCGAAAAGAGATAACCAGTCATCCGCTGGTCAAGGGCAAGCTCTTGAACGACGACTGGACCATCGCCGTCTTCGCGCTGACGCTGGAGCAATTAGCGCAGGACAATGAGGGACAGGCAGCGGAGCGCGCGCTCGTCGCCGAGATCGGAAAGACCACTCAGGAGACCTTGGCCGGAACGAACGTGACGGCGCGTCTGACGGGGCTTGCGGTGATCCGCGACGAGATTCTGTCGGGGCTCTCTAGCGACCAACAGATGTTCGGTCTTGTCGCGGTCGGACTTGGGATCATCGTCTGCTGGATCTTCTTGCGCAGCGTTCCGCTCATTATTATCGCCGTCGTGCCCGCGATCCTTGCCGTGGCCTGGCTGCGGGGCGGCATGTGGCTGTTCGGCCAAGACATCAACCTACTCACAGGCATCGCGCCGACGATCATCCTCGTGATCGTGTTGTCCAACTGCCTGCACTTGCTGTTTTCGATACGCCGAGGCCTCGAGCGCGGCGACTCCCTGGAGGAGGCAATCGAGCGGGCTGTGAAGCGCGTCGGACCGGCCTGCGTGCTGACTTCCTTGACAACGGCTCTGGCGATGTCATCGCTGATCTGGATGCCGCATTCGTTCATCGCACATTTCGGCATCACCACGGCGTCCGGAACGGCCATGTCGCTGATCCTCACGCTGCTGATGGTCCCGGCTTTGTCCGTGCTCCTCCTTCGCGGCTTCGCCAAGAAGGTCCACGGCAAGACGCAGAAGAGCGACATGTTCCGCCAAGGCATCGACGGTCTTTGCGCCAAGGCCGCGGACGCCGTCACGTCGTTCCCGAGGGGCATTGCTCTGATCGGACTAGCGCTGACCGTAGGCGGCCTTTGGCTTCATTTCCTGAACGAGCCGCAATACAGCTATGCCAACAACATGCCACCGGAAAGTACGGCCCTGAAGGCAATCCAGGCCTACGACAGCAAGCTTGCGGGCGCGAGTACGCTCGAGGTGCTGTTGTACTTCCCCAAGGATCACGCTCTGAAGTCGTACAAGACAATTGAGATCATTCGGGAGGTCCATAAGGTCCTCGACGACGAGCCTGCATTCGGTGCTGTTACCTCTCTCCACACGGTCGAGGAGTGGCTCGGTGGCGGCGAGGTCGGCGAGGACCGGCTGATCGGTTTTCTGGAGGCGACGAACACGCGGGACTTCGCCGCGAGTTTCGTGGCTCTAGACGAGAACGCGATCCGCATCTCGGCGCAGTTCCACGCCATGACGTCCGACCAGATGACACCGATCCTCGACGACGTCGAACGAAAGATGGGGAAGATAGAGGCCAAGAACCCGGGACTCGAAATCGCCGTCACTGGCATCGTGCCGGTGTCGTCGGCGGCTAGCCATGAAATGATCAAGCAGCTCAACATCAGCCTGATCACGGCAATCGGGCTCATTCTCGTGCTGATCGGCGTCGGCATGCGGTCTCTGCGGGCCGGGCTTGCCAGCGTCCTGCCCAATCTGTTCCCGATTGCCATGGGCGGAGCCTATCTCCACCTCGTGGAGGGCGGCCTCGAGTTCACCAGCCTCGTTGCCTTCGCGGTCGGGTTCGGCATCGCCGTGGACGCGACGATCCACTACCTCACCCGCTACCGCCTGGAGCGCGCGAGCCTGGACTCCGTGGCTGCCGCCCTCAGGAAGACCACCATGGATGTGGGGCCCGTCGTCATAATGGCCACGGTGCTCATCGCCGGCGGCATCGGTACGACGATGTTGAGCAAGCTGCCGACAGTTGCCCTGTACGGAACTATCGTCGTCATTGTGCTGACGTCGGCGGTGGTCGGAGCGCTCCTGTTCCTTCCTGCCGTGATGTCGACAATGGAGCGCTACTGGCCCTCGCGCGAGGAACGCGAAGCCGGAGCGGACCCCAAAGACACCGAAGAGGCCGAGGCGAAGTCCGCGTAG
- a CDS encoding FixH family protein produces MMAAAPFPRSVTGRHVLIGLVIFFGVMFVANGLLVYYAVSTFSGGDRPNPYRSGLNYNETIAEAEQQAALGWSAKADYDESASRITLQFTDAASAPVTGLALSGTLVRPAADTDDRAVTFREWREGVYVSDVTLDPGNWVLSVESSKQEGGLPVYRLKKRLIVADGP; encoded by the coding sequence ATGATGGCGGCCGCGCCCTTCCCACGGAGCGTGACGGGCCGTCATGTGCTGATCGGCCTCGTCATCTTCTTCGGCGTTATGTTCGTGGCCAACGGACTGCTCGTCTACTACGCAGTTTCTACCTTCAGCGGCGGCGATCGCCCGAACCCGTATCGCAGCGGCCTCAACTACAACGAGACCATCGCCGAGGCGGAGCAGCAGGCGGCGTTGGGCTGGTCCGCGAAGGCGGACTATGACGAAAGCGCCTCCCGGATCACCTTGCAGTTCACCGATGCCGCCTCGGCGCCCGTCACGGGGCTGGCGCTGTCCGGCACGCTCGTCCGGCCGGCCGCCGATACGGACGACCGCGCCGTGACGTTCCGGGAATGGCGTGAAGGGGTTTACGTGTCCGATGTGACCCTCGATCCCGGCAATTGGGTTCTCAGCGTGGAGTCGTCGAAGCAGGAAGGCGGTTTACCGGTCTATCGCCTGAAGAAGCGATTGATCGTTGCCGACGGGCCATGA
- the ccoG gene encoding cytochrome c oxidase accessory protein CcoG: MANVELGGGGGASPFNEGPQLYAGRTKIYPKEAHGRFRTTKWIVMAVTLGIYYLLPWIRWDRGPYLPDQAVLIDLPARRFYFFFLEIWPQEFYYITGLLVLAALALFLITSVAGRVWCGYTCPQTVWTDLMIAVERFWQGDRNARLRLDKHPWSFETIWRKGATHLTWLAIAVATGGAWVFYFADAPTLANQLVTFSAPTAAYFFIGLFTVSTYVLGGIAREQVCVYMCPWPRIQGAMFDRDSLLISYRAWRGEPHGPHKAGQSWEGRGDCVDCRQCVAVCPAGIDIRDGAQLECIQCALCIDACDEIMDKVGRPRGLIAYDTIRNLDAGAEDAEPLRLLRPRVLLYAGAIALVSIIMIVALVLRPVLEVNVLHDRNPLFVKLSDGGVRNGYEVKLLNKQYVPRAFKIGVSGLTGASVQMVGHEGGVVPVPPDQLQAVKLYITLDKAGVRALPEQATPFQLVVTDIATGASTEHDATFQGPPKQEARR; encoded by the coding sequence ATGGCGAATGTCGAGCTGGGCGGCGGCGGCGGCGCGTCCCCCTTCAATGAGGGACCGCAGCTCTATGCCGGGCGCACCAAGATCTATCCGAAAGAGGCCCACGGCCGGTTCAGGACGACCAAATGGATCGTCATGGCCGTCACGCTGGGTATCTATTACCTGCTGCCCTGGATACGTTGGGACCGCGGGCCCTATCTGCCCGACCAGGCTGTCCTGATCGATCTGCCGGCGCGCCGCTTCTATTTCTTCTTTCTCGAGATCTGGCCCCAAGAATTCTATTACATCACCGGCTTGCTGGTGCTGGCCGCATTGGCGCTGTTTCTCATTACGTCGGTAGCGGGCCGCGTGTGGTGCGGTTACACCTGCCCGCAGACGGTTTGGACCGACTTGATGATCGCTGTAGAGCGGTTCTGGCAAGGAGACCGCAACGCGCGCCTGCGGCTCGACAAGCACCCTTGGTCCTTCGAAACGATCTGGCGGAAGGGCGCCACGCATCTGACCTGGCTTGCGATCGCGGTGGCGACCGGGGGCGCTTGGGTCTTTTACTTCGCCGACGCGCCGACGCTGGCAAATCAGCTGGTGACATTCAGTGCGCCGACTGCCGCCTACTTCTTCATCGGCCTGTTCACGGTGTCGACCTACGTCCTGGGCGGTATCGCGCGCGAGCAGGTGTGCGTCTACATGTGTCCTTGGCCGCGCATTCAGGGCGCCATGTTCGATCGCGACTCCCTGTTGATTTCGTATCGCGCCTGGCGCGGCGAGCCGCACGGTCCCCATAAGGCCGGACAGTCTTGGGAGGGGCGCGGCGATTGCGTCGATTGCCGTCAATGCGTCGCGGTCTGCCCGGCCGGCATTGATATTCGCGACGGCGCGCAGCTCGAATGCATTCAGTGCGCGCTCTGTATCGATGCCTGCGACGAAATCATGGACAAGGTCGGCAGACCCCGCGGTCTGATCGCCTATGACACGATCCGTAATCTCGATGCCGGTGCGGAGGATGCCGAACCGCTGCGGCTGCTGCGGCCGCGAGTGCTGCTCTATGCCGGCGCTATCGCCCTGGTGAGCATCATCATGATCGTTGCACTCGTGCTACGCCCGGTGCTCGAGGTCAACGTGCTGCACGACCGCAATCCTCTGTTCGTGAAGCTGTCCGACGGCGGCGTGCGCAACGGGTACGAGGTCAAGCTTCTGAACAAGCAGTACGTCCCGCGGGCTTTCAAGATCGGTGTCTCCGGTCTGACGGGCGCCAGTGTACAGATGGTCGGTCACGAAGGCGGTGTCGTGCCGGTTCCGCCGGACCAATTGCAGGCCGTCAAGCTCTACATCACCCTGGATAAAGCAGGCGTTCGCGCGTTGCCCGAACAGGCGACGCCGTTCCAGCTCGTCGTGACCGACATCGCGACAGGAGCGAGCACCGAGCATGACGCGACCTTCCAGGGGCCGCCCAAGCAAGAGGCAAGACGATGA
- a CDS encoding heavy metal translocating P-type ATPase has protein sequence MTEAHGARLKDSASRAQPLQHAEPSTMTLAVEDMHCGGCLRSVERAALRVPGVATARASLAAKRLTATYDPATTCEADVIAALDRVGFEAALLEESKEDRGDQRQKYLLRRVAVAGFAAMNIMLISIAVWSGEGGDMDPALAQMFRWLSALIALPTVIYAGEPFFVSAYAALKGRRLNMDVPISLAIILATGMSIYQTTEASEQVYFDAAVTLLFFLLVGRYLDEALRVRARGEAQNLLSLQNGIVTLVADDGKQAKVAASTLRPGDRILVAVGERVGADGVVAHGTGEVDQSLITGETFPVTVADGAEVYAGTLNLTRSLEVEVTAADDATLLAEISRLMMAAEQGKARYRVLADRAAQIYAPAVHGLGLATFVGWLVFGASWQTALTYAIAVLIITCPCALALAVPVVQIAAASRLFKRGVMVKVPDGLERIAEIDTVVFDKTGTLTLGEPQLLDAETIPAEMLAAAGALASGSRHPFSRALVAAAQERLGSVEAARSVEETPGEGLSVETAHGEERLGSAAWCGVQGAGGHTAEVWYRRGAEEPVCFRFADRLRADAGETVAALKARGLGVALLSGDREGVVARTAQEAGIDDFVGELKPAGKILWLEERANEGRKVLMVGDGLNDAPALAAAHASMSPATAADISQRAADFIFQGRALSPVLEAVKTGCRARTMAFQNFGVALVYNAICVPLAMAGFVTPLIAAIVMSSSSILVTLNATRLAGGPRS, from the coding sequence ATGACCGAGGCTCATGGCGCACGTCTCAAGGACTCGGCGTCGCGCGCGCAGCCACTCCAGCACGCTGAACCCTCCACCATGACGCTGGCCGTCGAGGACATGCACTGCGGCGGCTGTCTCCGATCCGTAGAACGCGCCGCCTTGCGTGTCCCCGGCGTTGCCACAGCGCGGGCCTCGCTCGCCGCCAAGCGGCTGACGGCGACCTACGACCCTGCCACGACGTGCGAAGCCGATGTCATCGCGGCGCTGGACCGCGTCGGGTTTGAAGCGGCGCTGCTGGAGGAATCCAAAGAGGATCGCGGAGACCAGCGCCAGAAATACCTGCTCCGGCGCGTCGCGGTCGCGGGCTTCGCCGCCATGAACATCATGCTCATCTCTATCGCCGTGTGGTCCGGCGAAGGGGGCGACATGGATCCGGCGCTGGCGCAGATGTTCCGTTGGCTGTCGGCGCTGATTGCCTTACCGACCGTCATCTATGCCGGCGAGCCCTTCTTCGTATCGGCCTACGCGGCGCTCAAGGGGCGCCGGCTCAACATGGATGTGCCCATCTCGCTCGCAATCATCCTAGCGACGGGCATGAGCATCTACCAGACGACGGAGGCGAGCGAGCAGGTCTATTTCGATGCCGCCGTCACACTACTGTTCTTCCTTCTCGTCGGCCGTTATCTCGACGAAGCCTTGCGGGTCCGCGCGCGCGGCGAGGCGCAGAATCTCCTGAGCCTGCAAAACGGCATCGTCACCCTCGTAGCTGACGACGGGAAGCAGGCAAAGGTCGCAGCCAGCACGCTTCGTCCGGGCGACCGGATTCTCGTTGCCGTGGGCGAGCGCGTCGGCGCGGATGGCGTTGTCGCGCACGGGACCGGGGAGGTGGATCAAAGCTTGATCACCGGCGAGACGTTTCCCGTGACTGTTGCGGACGGAGCCGAAGTCTATGCAGGCACGCTGAACCTGACGCGCAGTCTCGAAGTCGAGGTGACCGCGGCGGACGACGCCACGCTTCTCGCCGAGATTAGCCGTCTGATGATGGCCGCCGAGCAGGGCAAGGCCCGCTATCGAGTCCTGGCGGATCGGGCGGCACAGATTTACGCGCCGGCCGTGCATGGGCTGGGGCTCGCGACATTTGTCGGCTGGCTGGTCTTCGGCGCGTCCTGGCAGACGGCGCTCACCTACGCCATCGCGGTGTTGATCATCACCTGTCCTTGTGCGCTCGCGCTTGCCGTGCCGGTAGTTCAGATTGCGGCGGCCTCGCGGCTGTTCAAACGCGGCGTGATGGTGAAGGTGCCGGACGGGCTCGAGCGTATCGCTGAGATCGACACCGTCGTCTTCGACAAGACGGGCACGCTGACGCTTGGCGAGCCGCAACTGCTCGATGCCGAGACCATTCCGGCGGAGATGCTCGCTGCTGCTGGGGCGCTCGCGAGTGGGAGCCGCCATCCGTTTTCGCGCGCTCTCGTCGCCGCGGCGCAAGAGCGGCTCGGATCGGTCGAGGCCGCGAGGAGCGTTGAGGAGACGCCCGGCGAAGGCCTGTCGGTCGAGACGGCCCATGGCGAAGAGCGCCTCGGCTCTGCGGCCTGGTGTGGGGTCCAAGGAGCAGGCGGACATACCGCGGAGGTTTGGTATCGCCGCGGGGCCGAAGAACCCGTCTGCTTCCGGTTTGCCGACCGACTACGCGCCGACGCGGGCGAAACCGTCGCGGCACTCAAGGCGCGAGGACTTGGCGTCGCGCTCCTGTCCGGCGACCGGGAGGGGGTCGTCGCCCGCACGGCCCAAGAGGCCGGGATCGACGACTTTGTCGGCGAACTCAAGCCGGCCGGCAAGATTTTGTGGTTGGAAGAGCGCGCCAACGAGGGCCGCAAGGTCCTGATGGTGGGGGACGGACTGAACGACGCGCCCGCGCTTGCTGCCGCGCACGCCTCCATGTCGCCGGCAACGGCAGCGGACATCAGCCAACGGGCGGCGGATTTCATCTTCCAGGGGCGGGCGCTGTCGCCGGTTCTCGAGGCTGTAAAGACAGGCTGCCGCGCCCGCACCATGGCCTTCCAGAATTTCGGTGTAGCGCTGGTCTATAATGCGATCTGCGTGCCCCTTGCGATGGCGGGGTTCGTGACCCCCTTGATCGCGGCCATCGTAATGTCGAGTTCGTCCATTCTCGTAACGCTCAATGCGACCCGGCTAGCCGGAGGACCGAGATCATGA
- a CDS encoding SDR family oxidoreductase, giving the protein MTSDSTVPAFGTTMRTGIALFGRQAGMTTARRARSHMRTVLITGTSSGIGQITAKVLVSKGWHVFATMRNLEKKGPLEKSVEEAEGPGRLTFVALDVTDPASIEAAVADILSQTGGTLDAVVHNAGVAIAGAHEDLPDAEIRRVMETNFFGVLGLTRALLPTFREQRHGRIVCISSQSAFAGQPTNSIYCASKWALEGWAESIAYELDPFGIDVVLVEPGPYKTEIWEATERVTPPGGPYTNWVRLVMRGADAHAEKHARDPEEVAQVVATALETPNPKFRYPVGFFAKLDFFLRGKVPSRFIRRGTTRYLGIPRTR; this is encoded by the coding sequence TTGACGTCTGACAGCACGGTGCCGGCTTTCGGAACAACCATGCGGACCGGTATCGCGCTGTTCGGACGACAGGCCGGCATGACCACGGCGCGGCGGGCACGGAGTCACATGCGAACGGTACTGATCACAGGGACATCCTCAGGGATTGGTCAGATCACGGCCAAGGTCTTGGTGTCAAAGGGCTGGCACGTGTTTGCCACCATGCGGAATCTTGAGAAGAAGGGACCGCTGGAGAAATCGGTCGAGGAGGCCGAGGGCCCCGGACGCCTGACGTTCGTGGCGCTCGACGTGACCGACCCTGCCTCGATCGAGGCTGCCGTAGCGGACATATTGTCCCAGACCGGCGGCACGCTCGACGCGGTCGTGCACAATGCCGGGGTCGCGATCGCCGGGGCCCATGAAGACCTCCCCGACGCCGAAATACGGCGTGTCATGGAAACGAACTTTTTCGGCGTGCTCGGCCTGACCCGAGCGCTCTTGCCCACATTCCGGGAGCAAAGGCACGGCCGGATCGTCTGTATCTCCAGCCAGTCGGCCTTTGCAGGCCAGCCCACCAACTCGATCTATTGCGCCTCCAAATGGGCCCTGGAAGGCTGGGCTGAGTCCATTGCCTATGAGCTGGACCCGTTCGGCATCGACGTCGTCCTTGTCGAGCCTGGCCCCTACAAGACCGAGATCTGGGAAGCGACCGAGCGGGTCACGCCGCCTGGCGGTCCCTATACCAATTGGGTGCGTTTGGTGATGCGCGGTGCCGACGCCCATGCGGAGAAGCATGCGCGCGATCCGGAGGAAGTGGCGCAAGTCGTAGCCACGGCCCTGGAGACGCCGAATCCGAAGTTTCGGTATCCGGTCGGCTTTTTCGCCAAGCTGGACTTCTTCCTGCGGGGGAAGGTGCCGAGCCGTTTCATTCGGCGCGGCACCACACGCTATCTCGGCATTCCGCGTACGCGCTGA
- a CDS encoding 3-oxoacid CoA-transferase subunit A produces the protein MREAISAAAAAELIRDGATVLIGGFMGVGSPLRLIDALVEAGRKDLTVIANDTAMPGRAIGKLVTAGAVTKAIVSHIGLNPETQAKMISGEMEVELVPQGTLVERIRAGGVGLGGVLTATGIGTPVEEGKEKVEVNGKPYLLEMPIKSDFALLAASRADYVGNLEFSLTAHNFNPVMALAAETVIAEPTSIVPVGVIPPDAVKTPGILIDHLIERAPV, from the coding sequence ATGAGGGAAGCAATTTCGGCCGCCGCCGCTGCGGAGCTGATCCGGGACGGCGCAACCGTTCTGATCGGCGGCTTCATGGGCGTCGGCTCGCCTCTCCGGCTTATCGATGCTCTTGTTGAGGCGGGACGCAAAGATCTCACCGTCATCGCGAACGATACGGCAATGCCGGGGCGGGCAATCGGCAAGCTGGTGACGGCCGGCGCCGTCACAAAGGCAATCGTGAGCCATATCGGGCTCAACCCCGAAACCCAAGCCAAGATGATCTCGGGTGAGATGGAAGTCGAACTCGTGCCGCAAGGCACGCTGGTCGAGCGCATTCGCGCAGGCGGCGTTGGGCTCGGCGGTGTACTGACTGCCACCGGCATCGGGACGCCGGTCGAAGAGGGCAAAGAGAAGGTCGAGGTGAACGGCAAGCCGTACCTTCTCGAGATGCCCATCAAAAGCGACTTCGCTCTCCTGGCGGCAAGCCGGGCCGACTATGTCGGTAATCTGGAATTCTCCCTGACGGCTCATAACTTCAATCCTGTCATGGCCCTCGCAGCCGAGACCGTCATCGCCGAGCCGACGAGTATCGTCCCCGTCGGCGTCATCCCGCCCGATGCGGTGAAGACGCCCGGCATTCTGATCGACCACCTGATTGAGAGGGCACCGGTATGA
- a CDS encoding alkane 1-monooxygenase: protein MVSSTNEVKRRRTWGSGILAAGQYASANILLLLGAVSLLVGGWMPFVVILLIMVFGSFADELSGEDLDRLGDGARTFYNANLYLALPLMCLLAVLLAVYARNTAVADHTLQTVGAVWVVGYLFALVGATVGHELTHRQGWIPQAAAHVLLGFTFNTSFVIYHVHVHHRRVGSYDEASTARRGERLFPFLVRAVYGQYAQAASVEAERLRRKGLPVWSRHNKFIQALAAPLAIVAVVTLIGGAYALLLFVLAALLGRFFHELINYVQHYGIVRAENAPIRPRHSWDCYHRLSNVLHYNLPRHSDHHMFATKPFWRLDTSENVPMLPYGYQTMATFALVFPLWRYIMRPLLADWDRRFASDAELEIMRSRGWEVAERPAGDRPITG from the coding sequence GTGGTTTCGTCCACCAACGAGGTGAAGAGGCGCCGGACGTGGGGGTCCGGTATTCTCGCCGCCGGGCAATATGCGTCCGCAAACATTCTACTGCTGCTGGGTGCCGTCTCGCTGCTGGTCGGCGGCTGGATGCCGTTCGTGGTCATCCTTTTGATCATGGTGTTCGGCTCCTTCGCCGATGAGTTGAGCGGCGAAGACTTGGACCGGTTGGGAGACGGGGCGCGCACCTTCTACAACGCCAATCTCTATCTGGCGCTGCCGCTCATGTGCCTCCTGGCCGTGCTGCTCGCGGTCTACGCACGAAATACCGCCGTCGCGGACCACACTCTGCAGACGGTCGGGGCCGTCTGGGTTGTCGGTTATCTCTTTGCCTTGGTAGGCGCCACGGTGGGCCACGAACTTACGCACCGGCAAGGCTGGATTCCCCAAGCAGCCGCCCATGTCTTGCTCGGCTTTACCTTCAATACTTCCTTCGTCATCTACCATGTTCATGTGCACCACCGCCGGGTGGGCAGCTACGACGAGGCCTCGACGGCCCGCCGTGGCGAGCGGCTGTTCCCGTTCCTGGTGCGTGCCGTCTACGGACAGTACGCGCAAGCAGCAAGCGTCGAGGCGGAGCGGCTTCGCCGCAAGGGCCTGCCTGTCTGGTCGCGCCATAACAAATTCATCCAGGCCCTGGCGGCGCCGCTTGCCATCGTCGCGGTGGTGACGCTTATCGGAGGCGCTTACGCGCTCCTACTATTCGTTCTGGCCGCGCTGCTGGGGCGGTTCTTCCACGAGTTGATCAATTACGTGCAGCATTACGGCATCGTCCGCGCCGAGAATGCTCCGATACGGCCGCGCCACAGCTGGGACTGCTACCACCGGCTCTCGAACGTGCTGCATTACAATCTGCCGCGGCACTCCGATCACCACATGTTCGCGACAAAGCCCTTTTGGCGATTGGACACGTCGGAGAACGTACCGATGCTGCCCTACGGCTATCAGACGATGGCCACGTTCGCGCTCGTATTTCCGCTCTGGCGGTACATCATGCGTCCGCTGCTGGCGGACTGGGACAGGCGCTTTGCCAGCGACGCCGAGCTCGAGATTATGCGTTCGCGCGGCTGGGAGGTCGCCGAACGGCCAGCCGGCGATAGGCCGATCACGGGGTGA
- the ccoS gene encoding cbb3-type cytochrome oxidase assembly protein CcoS codes for MTALAWLVPAALFLGALGLGAFLWALRSGQFEDLDGAAYRALEDLPPDDEDEQPN; via the coding sequence ATGACCGCACTTGCCTGGCTTGTTCCCGCCGCGCTCTTCCTCGGGGCCTTGGGCCTCGGCGCGTTCTTGTGGGCCTTGCGCTCCGGACAGTTCGAGGATCTGGACGGCGCAGCCTATCGCGCGCTTGAGGATCTGCCCCCGGACGACGAGGACGAGCAGCCCAACTAG